One window from the genome of Anopheles coluzzii chromosome X, AcolN3, whole genome shotgun sequence encodes:
- the LOC120960963 gene encoding adenylate cyclase type 9 isoform X1: MSDTASNYRTSTSFTTMPPVLTESQKGSVEDIQISLAPYIQSYLSQTGRRHSCCSVMLPVAFERAAPRSWCDPRFDSPVLEGQYQASVFPQLRLKFRFALFYILLCSLVWLLYFLLDGGPTSFTLLTVSIGLIFLFALAGLWVTRTDLYRAHTHLLSSCCAVLLCLFSLCLLLLTREALSPLGHFSICIEIVMLIYTIIPLPLWLCCTITMAYSVCFEVLSFLHQTHYDYNSRPGGQPTVSPLAAGITTAARLLAEEVAIAGSDQQQQHHHQHHQHHHQTGDSFVYKIVLIRVLIQLCVHLIGIQILIMTVVRMRGTFMKVGQNLLVRRQLEMEKQLKEKMIHSMMPPKVADLLLKESGSVPKGTSFDQYPAPGGRRTTPSDLKSLFRPFHMNRMENVSILFADIVGFTRMSSTKTAEQLVEILNDLFERFDDLCLVNGCEKISTLGDCYYCVSGCPEPRPDHAICCVEMGLGMIESIRVFDAQRNEGIKMRVGVHTGTVLCGIVGTKRVKFDVWSNDVTLANRMESSGKPDQVHVSEETCGFLGDSYIIEEGEEVDGHRTYFVLGKRLDLVGSITEGLSSIGLPVDLNLLGASSPSPLDELRDYATSEEHPESSCLSRSATNLSSIQPAVPPASPAGPVFFSSLHASPVSTPRPRIASLTKMTKFLRSAVSKGDGGGRLLNAGRTPPAPPPVVEKPKIIISTKSISNGFDSDDDDDDGDDRGGGGGCNEDDELVGMGAGAGRGRARSPASPRQSMTQEAPPTTLAMLNERRKQEGGGEAGVGQRKPPGKVLKVGAPEPDCGRICDSSKSCDDDVPCIERMGSSSSNSASNNQNITNGCYQHVPIVIVTPRPSCHTLDVANGGTPAPPASGAPTASGSCSAARSRDCGKGPTVGENPHASQGSVFDEIIDVRSYISQSRSDISPFARTGSYRSQADRSSIIHEIALSAGAPGGSNSGTFGRPRSSTITTTHHHTCSEAHQHVRHGSVVVCPSSSRLLGADGASLSPSATSRKDSGIRSNSRRSSIQHQLMLMSQTVALSVHRVSGYFTSSQSSLSGAIVTSAAGVPRAHKPNGSMRAGTIATAANSGGAAAAAAPGSRCCMGLKEPHPDPLAACLQQLRKQSDLQLIRCVRDNARSQRSYLVKPPLLPISLRFKSRPMEQEFRSKAHRFGSEGGDLLEGGSPPTLATPKYNTYIDMLVSFVVYLATSTSLFLLSPSVYLESYKVWVCIFVFFSTVQLFALFICTKQVCRRTRKPTVRRSRPVATRSCYDCLLQLASAWYPWHICGGILMSLPVISILSNFAMMDVTKFRVFEFHYGFLMYICIVHFCNFTQLNWWMRNAMACITSAAFVGIAVGHMVELQALEVATAAAATLGANGTALLAAGGGGGDGAGGNEMLHRAQFDWFNNYRVEIYVDLLLLLVLVWFLNREFEIGYRLSFHGSAVANQDKIRVQNMKNQADMLLHNIIPKHVAEQLKNTAKYSENHHNIGIIFASIVNFNEMYDESYLGGKEYLRVLNELIGDFDELLARPEFRCVEKIKTIGSTFMAASGLDPSSRGETYEHLYTLLDFALAMQQVVESFNRDLLEFNLIMRVGYNFGDVTAGVIGTSKLYYDIWGDAVNVASRMDSTGVAGRVQVGADCIPVLGERYDFQPRGKVYVKGKDHMEVYLLVGKKPDLLGPPELDIDPV; this comes from the exons ATGTCGGAT ACGGCCTCCAACTATCGTACGTCGACCTCGTTCACGACCATGCCCCCGGTGCTGACGGAAAGCCAGAAGGGCTCGGTGGAGGACATCCAGATCTCGCTCGCGCCGTACATCCAGTCCTATCTGAGCCAAACCGGGCGGCGCCACTCGTGCTGCAGCGTGATGCTGCCGGTCGCGTTCGAGCGGGCCGCCCCCCGGTCCTGGTGCGATCCGCGCTTCGACTCGCCGGTGCTCGAGGGCCAGTACCAGGCGAGCGTGTTTCCGCAGCTGCGCCTCAAGTTTCG CTTCGCGCTCTTCTACATCCTTCTCTGCTCGCTCGTGTGGCTGCTCTACTTCCTGTTGGACGGGGGCCCGACCAGCTTCACCCTGCTGACCGTGTCGATCGGGCTGATCTTTCTGTTCGCCCTCGCCGGCCTGTGGGTGACGCGCACCGACCTGTACCGGGCCCACACGCACCTGCTCTCCTCCTGCTGCGCCGTGCTGCTCTGCCTGTTTTCCctctgcctgctgctgctgacgcgcGAAGCGCTCAGCCCGCTCGGCCACTTTTCCATCTGCATCGAGATCGTGATGCTGATCTACACCATCATCCCGCTGCCGCTGTGGCTCTGCTGCACCATCACCATGGCGTACTCGGTCTGCTTCGAGGTGCTCTCGTTTCTGCACCAGACGCACTACGACTACAACTCGCGGCCGGGCGGCCAGCCGACCGTGTCGCCGCTCGCCGCCGGCATCACCACCGCCGCCCGGCTGCTCGCCGAGGAGGTGGCGATCGCCGGGtccgaccagcagcagcagcaccaccaccaacaccaccaacaccaccaccagacgGGCGACTCGTTCGTGTACAAGATCGTGCTGATCCGGGTGCTGATCCAGCTGTGCGTGCACCTGATCGGCATCCAGATACTGATCATGACGGTGGTGCGGATGCGCGGCACGTTCATGAAGGTCGGCCAGAACCTGCTCGTCCGCCGGCAGCTCGAGATGGAGAAGCAGCTGAAGGAGAAGATGATCCACTCGATGATGCCGCCGAAGGTGGCCGATCTGCTGCTGAAGGAGAGCGGCAGCGTGCCGAAGGGCACGAGCTTCGACCAGTATCCGGCGCCGGGCGGGCGCCGCACGACCCCGTCCGACCTCAAGTCGCTGTTCCGCCCGTTCCACATGAACCGGATGGAGAACGTGAGCATACTGTTCGCGGACATCGTCGGCTTTACGCGCATGTCGTCGACCAAGACGGCGGAGCAGCTGGTCGAGATACTGAACGATCTGTTCGAGCGGTTCGACGACCTGTGCCTGGTGAACGGGTGCGAGAAGATATCGACGCTCGGCGACTGCTACTACTGCGTGTCGGGGTGTCCCGAGCCCCGCCCGGACCATGCGATCTGCTGCGTCGAGATGGGGCTCGGCATGATCGAGTCGATACGGGTGTTCGATGCGCAGCGGAACGAGGGCATCAAGATGCGGGTCGGCGTGCATACGGGCACGGTACTGTGCGGGATCGTCGGCACCAAGCGGGTCAAGTTCGACGTGTGGAGCAACGACGTCACGCTTGCTAACCG CATGGAGTCGAGTGGGAAACCGGACCAGGTGCACGTGTCGGAGGAAACCTGCGGCTTCCTGGGCGATTCCTACATCATCGAGGAGGGCGAGGAGGTGGACG GCCACCGGACGTACTTCGTGCTCGGCAAACGGCTGGACCTGGTCGGCTCGATCACCGAGGGGCTGTCCAGCATCGGGCTGCCGGTCGACCTGAACCTGCTCGGCGCGTCGTCCCCGTCGCCGCTGGACGAGCTGCGCGACTACGCGACCAGCGAGGAGCACCCGGAAAGCTCGTGCCTGTCGCGCAGCGCCACCAACCTGTCCAGCATCCAGCCGGCCGTCCCGCCCGCCTCCCCGGCCGGGCCCGTCTTTTTCTCCTCGCTGCACGCGTCCCCCGTCTCGACGCCGCGGCCCCGCATCGCGTCCCTCACCAAGATGACCAAGTTCCTGCGGTCGGCCGTCAGCAAGGGGGACGGCGGCGGGCGGCTGCTGAACGCGGGCCGCACCCCGCCCGCCCCGCCGCCGGTGGTCGAGAAGCCgaaaatcatcatcagcaccaAATCGATCTCAAACGGTTTCGAttccgacgacgacgacgacgacggcgacgaccgaggcggtggcggtggctgcAACGAAGATGACGAGCTGGTGGGAATGGGTGCAGGTGCGGGTCGTGGCAGGGCGCGATCACCGGCCAGCCCGCGCCAATCGATGACGCAGGAGGCGCCGCCCACGACGCTGGCGATGCTCAACGAGCGAAGAAAGCAAGAGGGAGGTGGTGAGGCGGGCGTGGGGCAGCGCAAGCCACCGGGCAAGGTGCTGAAGGTCGGCGCGCCCGAACCGGACTGCGGCAGAATCTGTGATAGTAGCAAGAGCTGTGACGACGATGTGCCATGTATTGAGCGgatgggcagcagcagcagcaatagcgCCAGCAATAACCAGAACATCACCAACGGGTGCTACCAGCACGTgccgatcgtgatcgtgacgCCGCGCCCGAGCTGCCACACGCTCGACGTCGCCAATGGCGGTACCCCCGCCCCGCCAGCATCCGGCGCACCGACCGCGAGCGGCAGCTGCAGCGCGGCGCGGTCCCGTGACTGTGGCAAGGGACCAACGGTGGGGGAGAATCCGCACGCCAGCCAAGGCTCCGTGTTTGACGAGATCATCGACGTGCGGTCGTACATTTCGCAGTCGCGCAGCGACATTTCGCCGTTCGCCCGCACCGGCAGCTACCGCTCCCAGGCGGACCGCTCGTCCATCATCCACGAGATCGCGCTGTCGGCGGGTGCGCCCGGGGGCAGCAATAGTGGCACGTTCGGGCGACCCCGCAgctccaccatcaccaccacgcACCATCACACGTGCAGCGAGGCGCACCAGCACGTCCGGCACGGTTCGGTCGTGGTGTGCCCGAGCTCCTCGCGACTCCTCGGAGCGGACGGCGCGAGCCTCTCGCCATCGGCGACGTCCCGCAAGGACTCGGGCATCCGGTCGAACAGCCGCCGGTCCAGCATCCAGCACCAGCTCATGCTCATGAGCCAAACGGTGGCGCTGTCGGTGCATCGCGTCTCCGGCTACTTCACCAGCTCCCAGTCCAGCCTGTCCGGTGCGATCGTGACGTCGGCGGCGGGTGTCCCGCGCGCCCACAAACCGAACGGTAGCATGCGCGCCGGAACCATCGCCACTGCTGCCAACAGCGGCGGCGCGGCCGCAGCCGCCGCTCCCGGTTCCCGGTGTTGCATGGGGCTGAAGGAGCCCCATCCGGACCCGCTGGCCGCCTGCCTCCAGCAGCTGCGCAAGCAGTCCGACCTGCAGCTGATCCGCTGCGTGCGCGACAATGCCCGCTCCCAGCGCAGCTACCTGGTGAAGCCGCCGCTCCTGCCCATCTCGCTCCGCTTCAAATCGCGCCCCATGGAGCAGGAGTTCCGGTCGAAGGCGCACCGGTTCGGCAGCGAGGGCGGCGACCTGCTCGAGGGCGGCAGCCCGCCCACGCTCGCCACCCCGAAGTACAACACCTACATCGACATGCTCGTGTCGTTCGTCGTCTACCTGGCGACCTCGACCTCGCTCTTTCTGCTCTCGCCCTCGGTCTATCTCGAGTCGTACAAGGTGTGGGTGTGCATCTTCGTCTTCTTCAGCACGGTGCAGCTGTTCGCGCTGTTCATCTGCACCAAGCAGGTGTGCCGGCGGACGCGCAAACCGACGGTGCGGCGGTCGCGCCCGGTCGCCACCCGCAGCTGCTACGACTGCCTGCTGCAGCTCGCCTCCGCCTGGTACCCGTGGCACATCTGCGGCGGCATCCTGATGTCCCTGCCCGTCATCTCGATCCTGTCCAACTTTGCGATGATGGACGTGACCAAGTTCCGGGTGTTTGAGTTCCACTACGGCTTCCTGATGTACATCTGCATCGTGCACTTCTGCAACTTTACGCAGCTGAACTGGTGGATGCGCAACGCGATGGCGTGCATCACGTCCGCCGCCTTTGTCGGCATTGCCGTCGGCCATATGGTGGAGCTGCAGGCACTGGAGGTGGccacggcggcggcggcgacacTCGGTGCGAACGGGACGGCACTGCTCGCtgcgggcggcggcggcggcgacggcgccGGCGGCAATGAAATGCTGCATCGCGCACAGTTCGATTGGTTCAACAACTACCGGGTGGAGATTTACgtcgatctgctgctgctgctcgtgctcGTCTGGTTTCTCAACCGGGAGTTCGAGATCGGCTACCGGCTCAGCTTTCACGGCAGCGCGGTGGCCAACCAGGACAAGATCCGGGTGCAGAACATGAAGAACCAGGCGGACATGCTGCTGCACAACATCATCCCGAAGCACGTGGCGGAGCAGCTGAAGAACACGGCCAAGTACTCGGAGAACCACCACAACATCGGCATCATCTTCGCGAGCATCGTCAACTTCAACGAGATGTACGACGAATCGTACCTCGGCGGCAAGGAGTATCTGCGCGTGCTGAACGAGCTGATCGGCGACTTCGACGAGCTGCTGGCCCGGCCCGAGTTCCGCTGCGTGGAGAAGATCAAAACGATCGGCAGCACGTTCATGGCGGCGTCCGGGCTCGACCCGAGCAGCCGGGGGGAAACGTACGAGCATCTGTACACGCTGCTCGACTTTGCGCTGGCCATGCAGCAGGTGGTGGAATCGTTCAACCGCGATCTGCTCGAGTTTAACCTGATCATGCGCGTCGGCTACAACTTTGGCGACGTGACGGCGGGCGTGATCGGCACGAGCAAGCTGTACTACGACATCTGGGGCGACGCGGTCAACGTGGCGAGCCGGATGGACTCGACGGGCGTGGCGGGCCGGGTGCAGGTCGGTGCCGACTGCATACCGGTGCTCGGCGAGCGGTACGACTTTCAGCCGCGGGGGAAGGTGTACGTGAAGGGCAAGGACCATATGGAAGTGTACCTGCTGGTTGGCAAGAAACCGGACCTACTGGGACCACCAGAACTAGATATAGATCCCGTCTGA
- the LOC120960963 gene encoding adenylate cyclase type 9 isoform X2 encodes MPPVLTESQKGSVEDIQISLAPYIQSYLSQTGRRHSCCSVMLPVAFERAAPRSWCDPRFDSPVLEGQYQASVFPQLRLKFRFALFYILLCSLVWLLYFLLDGGPTSFTLLTVSIGLIFLFALAGLWVTRTDLYRAHTHLLSSCCAVLLCLFSLCLLLLTREALSPLGHFSICIEIVMLIYTIIPLPLWLCCTITMAYSVCFEVLSFLHQTHYDYNSRPGGQPTVSPLAAGITTAARLLAEEVAIAGSDQQQQHHHQHHQHHHQTGDSFVYKIVLIRVLIQLCVHLIGIQILIMTVVRMRGTFMKVGQNLLVRRQLEMEKQLKEKMIHSMMPPKVADLLLKESGSVPKGTSFDQYPAPGGRRTTPSDLKSLFRPFHMNRMENVSILFADIVGFTRMSSTKTAEQLVEILNDLFERFDDLCLVNGCEKISTLGDCYYCVSGCPEPRPDHAICCVEMGLGMIESIRVFDAQRNEGIKMRVGVHTGTVLCGIVGTKRVKFDVWSNDVTLANRMESSGKPDQVHVSEETCGFLGDSYIIEEGEEVDGHRTYFVLGKRLDLVGSITEGLSSIGLPVDLNLLGASSPSPLDELRDYATSEEHPESSCLSRSATNLSSIQPAVPPASPAGPVFFSSLHASPVSTPRPRIASLTKMTKFLRSAVSKGDGGGRLLNAGRTPPAPPPVVEKPKIIISTKSISNGFDSDDDDDDGDDRGGGGGCNEDDELVGMGAGAGRGRARSPASPRQSMTQEAPPTTLAMLNERRKQEGGGEAGVGQRKPPGKVLKVGAPEPDCGRICDSSKSCDDDVPCIERMGSSSSNSASNNQNITNGCYQHVPIVIVTPRPSCHTLDVANGGTPAPPASGAPTASGSCSAARSRDCGKGPTVGENPHASQGSVFDEIIDVRSYISQSRSDISPFARTGSYRSQADRSSIIHEIALSAGAPGGSNSGTFGRPRSSTITTTHHHTCSEAHQHVRHGSVVVCPSSSRLLGADGASLSPSATSRKDSGIRSNSRRSSIQHQLMLMSQTVALSVHRVSGYFTSSQSSLSGAIVTSAAGVPRAHKPNGSMRAGTIATAANSGGAAAAAAPGSRCCMGLKEPHPDPLAACLQQLRKQSDLQLIRCVRDNARSQRSYLVKPPLLPISLRFKSRPMEQEFRSKAHRFGSEGGDLLEGGSPPTLATPKYNTYIDMLVSFVVYLATSTSLFLLSPSVYLESYKVWVCIFVFFSTVQLFALFICTKQVCRRTRKPTVRRSRPVATRSCYDCLLQLASAWYPWHICGGILMSLPVISILSNFAMMDVTKFRVFEFHYGFLMYICIVHFCNFTQLNWWMRNAMACITSAAFVGIAVGHMVELQALEVATAAAATLGANGTALLAAGGGGGDGAGGNEMLHRAQFDWFNNYRVEIYVDLLLLLVLVWFLNREFEIGYRLSFHGSAVANQDKIRVQNMKNQADMLLHNIIPKHVAEQLKNTAKYSENHHNIGIIFASIVNFNEMYDESYLGGKEYLRVLNELIGDFDELLARPEFRCVEKIKTIGSTFMAASGLDPSSRGETYEHLYTLLDFALAMQQVVESFNRDLLEFNLIMRVGYNFGDVTAGVIGTSKLYYDIWGDAVNVASRMDSTGVAGRVQVGADCIPVLGERYDFQPRGKVYVKGKDHMEVYLLVGKKPDLLGPPELDIDPV; translated from the exons ATGCCCCCGGTGCTGACGGAAAGCCAGAAGGGCTCGGTGGAGGACATCCAGATCTCGCTCGCGCCGTACATCCAGTCCTATCTGAGCCAAACCGGGCGGCGCCACTCGTGCTGCAGCGTGATGCTGCCGGTCGCGTTCGAGCGGGCCGCCCCCCGGTCCTGGTGCGATCCGCGCTTCGACTCGCCGGTGCTCGAGGGCCAGTACCAGGCGAGCGTGTTTCCGCAGCTGCGCCTCAAGTTTCG CTTCGCGCTCTTCTACATCCTTCTCTGCTCGCTCGTGTGGCTGCTCTACTTCCTGTTGGACGGGGGCCCGACCAGCTTCACCCTGCTGACCGTGTCGATCGGGCTGATCTTTCTGTTCGCCCTCGCCGGCCTGTGGGTGACGCGCACCGACCTGTACCGGGCCCACACGCACCTGCTCTCCTCCTGCTGCGCCGTGCTGCTCTGCCTGTTTTCCctctgcctgctgctgctgacgcgcGAAGCGCTCAGCCCGCTCGGCCACTTTTCCATCTGCATCGAGATCGTGATGCTGATCTACACCATCATCCCGCTGCCGCTGTGGCTCTGCTGCACCATCACCATGGCGTACTCGGTCTGCTTCGAGGTGCTCTCGTTTCTGCACCAGACGCACTACGACTACAACTCGCGGCCGGGCGGCCAGCCGACCGTGTCGCCGCTCGCCGCCGGCATCACCACCGCCGCCCGGCTGCTCGCCGAGGAGGTGGCGATCGCCGGGtccgaccagcagcagcagcaccaccaccaacaccaccaacaccaccaccagacgGGCGACTCGTTCGTGTACAAGATCGTGCTGATCCGGGTGCTGATCCAGCTGTGCGTGCACCTGATCGGCATCCAGATACTGATCATGACGGTGGTGCGGATGCGCGGCACGTTCATGAAGGTCGGCCAGAACCTGCTCGTCCGCCGGCAGCTCGAGATGGAGAAGCAGCTGAAGGAGAAGATGATCCACTCGATGATGCCGCCGAAGGTGGCCGATCTGCTGCTGAAGGAGAGCGGCAGCGTGCCGAAGGGCACGAGCTTCGACCAGTATCCGGCGCCGGGCGGGCGCCGCACGACCCCGTCCGACCTCAAGTCGCTGTTCCGCCCGTTCCACATGAACCGGATGGAGAACGTGAGCATACTGTTCGCGGACATCGTCGGCTTTACGCGCATGTCGTCGACCAAGACGGCGGAGCAGCTGGTCGAGATACTGAACGATCTGTTCGAGCGGTTCGACGACCTGTGCCTGGTGAACGGGTGCGAGAAGATATCGACGCTCGGCGACTGCTACTACTGCGTGTCGGGGTGTCCCGAGCCCCGCCCGGACCATGCGATCTGCTGCGTCGAGATGGGGCTCGGCATGATCGAGTCGATACGGGTGTTCGATGCGCAGCGGAACGAGGGCATCAAGATGCGGGTCGGCGTGCATACGGGCACGGTACTGTGCGGGATCGTCGGCACCAAGCGGGTCAAGTTCGACGTGTGGAGCAACGACGTCACGCTTGCTAACCG CATGGAGTCGAGTGGGAAACCGGACCAGGTGCACGTGTCGGAGGAAACCTGCGGCTTCCTGGGCGATTCCTACATCATCGAGGAGGGCGAGGAGGTGGACG GCCACCGGACGTACTTCGTGCTCGGCAAACGGCTGGACCTGGTCGGCTCGATCACCGAGGGGCTGTCCAGCATCGGGCTGCCGGTCGACCTGAACCTGCTCGGCGCGTCGTCCCCGTCGCCGCTGGACGAGCTGCGCGACTACGCGACCAGCGAGGAGCACCCGGAAAGCTCGTGCCTGTCGCGCAGCGCCACCAACCTGTCCAGCATCCAGCCGGCCGTCCCGCCCGCCTCCCCGGCCGGGCCCGTCTTTTTCTCCTCGCTGCACGCGTCCCCCGTCTCGACGCCGCGGCCCCGCATCGCGTCCCTCACCAAGATGACCAAGTTCCTGCGGTCGGCCGTCAGCAAGGGGGACGGCGGCGGGCGGCTGCTGAACGCGGGCCGCACCCCGCCCGCCCCGCCGCCGGTGGTCGAGAAGCCgaaaatcatcatcagcaccaAATCGATCTCAAACGGTTTCGAttccgacgacgacgacgacgacggcgacgaccgaggcggtggcggtggctgcAACGAAGATGACGAGCTGGTGGGAATGGGTGCAGGTGCGGGTCGTGGCAGGGCGCGATCACCGGCCAGCCCGCGCCAATCGATGACGCAGGAGGCGCCGCCCACGACGCTGGCGATGCTCAACGAGCGAAGAAAGCAAGAGGGAGGTGGTGAGGCGGGCGTGGGGCAGCGCAAGCCACCGGGCAAGGTGCTGAAGGTCGGCGCGCCCGAACCGGACTGCGGCAGAATCTGTGATAGTAGCAAGAGCTGTGACGACGATGTGCCATGTATTGAGCGgatgggcagcagcagcagcaatagcgCCAGCAATAACCAGAACATCACCAACGGGTGCTACCAGCACGTgccgatcgtgatcgtgacgCCGCGCCCGAGCTGCCACACGCTCGACGTCGCCAATGGCGGTACCCCCGCCCCGCCAGCATCCGGCGCACCGACCGCGAGCGGCAGCTGCAGCGCGGCGCGGTCCCGTGACTGTGGCAAGGGACCAACGGTGGGGGAGAATCCGCACGCCAGCCAAGGCTCCGTGTTTGACGAGATCATCGACGTGCGGTCGTACATTTCGCAGTCGCGCAGCGACATTTCGCCGTTCGCCCGCACCGGCAGCTACCGCTCCCAGGCGGACCGCTCGTCCATCATCCACGAGATCGCGCTGTCGGCGGGTGCGCCCGGGGGCAGCAATAGTGGCACGTTCGGGCGACCCCGCAgctccaccatcaccaccacgcACCATCACACGTGCAGCGAGGCGCACCAGCACGTCCGGCACGGTTCGGTCGTGGTGTGCCCGAGCTCCTCGCGACTCCTCGGAGCGGACGGCGCGAGCCTCTCGCCATCGGCGACGTCCCGCAAGGACTCGGGCATCCGGTCGAACAGCCGCCGGTCCAGCATCCAGCACCAGCTCATGCTCATGAGCCAAACGGTGGCGCTGTCGGTGCATCGCGTCTCCGGCTACTTCACCAGCTCCCAGTCCAGCCTGTCCGGTGCGATCGTGACGTCGGCGGCGGGTGTCCCGCGCGCCCACAAACCGAACGGTAGCATGCGCGCCGGAACCATCGCCACTGCTGCCAACAGCGGCGGCGCGGCCGCAGCCGCCGCTCCCGGTTCCCGGTGTTGCATGGGGCTGAAGGAGCCCCATCCGGACCCGCTGGCCGCCTGCCTCCAGCAGCTGCGCAAGCAGTCCGACCTGCAGCTGATCCGCTGCGTGCGCGACAATGCCCGCTCCCAGCGCAGCTACCTGGTGAAGCCGCCGCTCCTGCCCATCTCGCTCCGCTTCAAATCGCGCCCCATGGAGCAGGAGTTCCGGTCGAAGGCGCACCGGTTCGGCAGCGAGGGCGGCGACCTGCTCGAGGGCGGCAGCCCGCCCACGCTCGCCACCCCGAAGTACAACACCTACATCGACATGCTCGTGTCGTTCGTCGTCTACCTGGCGACCTCGACCTCGCTCTTTCTGCTCTCGCCCTCGGTCTATCTCGAGTCGTACAAGGTGTGGGTGTGCATCTTCGTCTTCTTCAGCACGGTGCAGCTGTTCGCGCTGTTCATCTGCACCAAGCAGGTGTGCCGGCGGACGCGCAAACCGACGGTGCGGCGGTCGCGCCCGGTCGCCACCCGCAGCTGCTACGACTGCCTGCTGCAGCTCGCCTCCGCCTGGTACCCGTGGCACATCTGCGGCGGCATCCTGATGTCCCTGCCCGTCATCTCGATCCTGTCCAACTTTGCGATGATGGACGTGACCAAGTTCCGGGTGTTTGAGTTCCACTACGGCTTCCTGATGTACATCTGCATCGTGCACTTCTGCAACTTTACGCAGCTGAACTGGTGGATGCGCAACGCGATGGCGTGCATCACGTCCGCCGCCTTTGTCGGCATTGCCGTCGGCCATATGGTGGAGCTGCAGGCACTGGAGGTGGccacggcggcggcggcgacacTCGGTGCGAACGGGACGGCACTGCTCGCtgcgggcggcggcggcggcgacggcgccGGCGGCAATGAAATGCTGCATCGCGCACAGTTCGATTGGTTCAACAACTACCGGGTGGAGATTTACgtcgatctgctgctgctgctcgtgctcGTCTGGTTTCTCAACCGGGAGTTCGAGATCGGCTACCGGCTCAGCTTTCACGGCAGCGCGGTGGCCAACCAGGACAAGATCCGGGTGCAGAACATGAAGAACCAGGCGGACATGCTGCTGCACAACATCATCCCGAAGCACGTGGCGGAGCAGCTGAAGAACACGGCCAAGTACTCGGAGAACCACCACAACATCGGCATCATCTTCGCGAGCATCGTCAACTTCAACGAGATGTACGACGAATCGTACCTCGGCGGCAAGGAGTATCTGCGCGTGCTGAACGAGCTGATCGGCGACTTCGACGAGCTGCTGGCCCGGCCCGAGTTCCGCTGCGTGGAGAAGATCAAAACGATCGGCAGCACGTTCATGGCGGCGTCCGGGCTCGACCCGAGCAGCCGGGGGGAAACGTACGAGCATCTGTACACGCTGCTCGACTTTGCGCTGGCCATGCAGCAGGTGGTGGAATCGTTCAACCGCGATCTGCTCGAGTTTAACCTGATCATGCGCGTCGGCTACAACTTTGGCGACGTGACGGCGGGCGTGATCGGCACGAGCAAGCTGTACTACGACATCTGGGGCGACGCGGTCAACGTGGCGAGCCGGATGGACTCGACGGGCGTGGCGGGCCGGGTGCAGGTCGGTGCCGACTGCATACCGGTGCTCGGCGAGCGGTACGACTTTCAGCCGCGGGGGAAGGTGTACGTGAAGGGCAAGGACCATATGGAAGTGTACCTGCTGGTTGGCAAGAAACCGGACCTACTGGGACCACCAGAACTAGATATAGATCCCGTCTGA